In Desmonostoc muscorum LEGE 12446, the genomic window CGAACTGCCATCACTTGAGATTACATTATCGGCATTGCTGGCTGCAAGGCAGAGTATGAATCCTCTGGCCATCCGCGAAGCTGACCGAGTTGAAAGTATGCGTAACATTGCGGCTTTGCATGGCCTTCCATCTAGCCCGATTGATTCATCTATATATAGTCTCGGCAATGTTGATATTTTTGGATAATTATGCAAATTCTGAAAATTCCTAACGAGAAAGATTTATACGCTGCTGCTTTCAAGTTACTGAACATACTAGGCCCTGTTGCTGGCGTATCAATTATCGTTGGCACTGTGGCGCTCAGTTACGTCCAAACTCGTCCCCAGGACTTACCAGTTACGCACATTCTCACTCACAGCGATCGCACATTTAAGTTGGAAGTTGCTTCTACACCAGAGCAATTAGAGAAAGGGCTGAAATTTCGAGCATCCTTAAACGGCGATGGCGGGATGTTATTCAACCTGGGAGGAGAAATTTACAACGTGCCTTTCTGGATGTACAAGGTAAATTTTCCATTAGACATCTTTTATATCAAGGATAATGTGGTGACAACTGCGGTTTACAATGCCAAACCGTGCTACAAAACCCCTTGTCCCATTTACAAGGGGAAAGTTGCCAATCAAGTGCTAGAGCTAGTAAAAGGCGCTGCCAATATCAAGGTTGGCGATCGGCTTAACATTCAACCGTTATCAGTTTTGCCTAAGAATAATATTGGTATTTATAGCGGCAATTCTTTGAAAATCAAAAATAATCGCTAGTAATTGTATAACGTATTTTTGAAAAATCAAGAAACTATAGTACTGAAAAAAACAGTACCTAAATAGCTTCATGTGTTGAATCAAATATGGCAATCTATTTATGGGAAGAGTATGGACATATTGGGAATTTGATCATCCTTTGGGTAGCACGGTGCGAGTAATCTCTACCCCATTAGGGCTAGAGATATTTACCGAAGATGTGTTCAACGTCGTTGCAGCAGAATTAAATAACGAAAAAATAGTACTGATGAATATTCACAGTCAAGAACGTTATGTAGTTATTGAAGAAGAGGTAGTAAAAATAAAAACTTTAAATTTTACAGCCATCAATAGCTTGAAGACGATTGTCAAAGCGGACTTGATTAATAAATTTTTGCATTGGGTCAGAACTACAATCCGACCAATATTTCAAAGACAGTATCTGTAAAAAATAATAAACATCAAAAGGAATCAAGGAAAATGACATTTCACATTGAAGAAAACAACCAAGATATGAATAGCACGTTGCCAGAAATAAGCACTAGTAACATAGAGCCAAGTAAGCCATTGTCTAACGATACGACAGAAAAAGTCCCTATTGATACAAAGCCTAAAAGTTCAGTAACCACAGACAAGAATGGGAATAACGACAATAAAAATAATCCCCAACAACTAAGAAGATTAGTAATGGTGACAGGAGATAAAGGAGGTGTTGGTAAGTCCACGTTTGCGAGAGGTTTAGCGCAAACTTACATAGATAACGCAGTAAAATTTGTTGGGTTAGACGCGGATAATTCTAATCCACACTTGATCAGATTTTATGAAAAAGCTGCAAACATTCATCGTTTAGATATATCTAACTCAGATAAATTAGATGAATTTGTAGATAATTTAAAAGAATTAGTCTATCCCAAATCAAATGAATCTGGGGAAAATCAAGATGAACAATCTTTGATACTACTAGAAACCCCATCACAATTTCTACCAACTTTAAAAATTTTAATAACTGAGATGGGATTTTTAGATGTAGTAAATAATAAATGTAAAATGCGGGTGACGATAGTAGTAGTTATTAGCACAATAATTGATTGTATAACTCAACTACTAGAACTATATAGTTTCTGCGGCGATCGGGTTGATTATGTAATAGTAAAAAACTTGTTTTACGGAGAGACAGAACAATTTACTTTTTATGATGGTTCCCAAGAAATAAAAGCAATTGAACAGCAAGTAAAAGCAACAGCGCATGATTTCACAAGTATAACTATGCCAAAACTAGCGAAAAAATCCTACGATTATTTAGATGTGAAAAATTTGACATTTAGACAAGGACTTGAACAAGATGAATATCCGTCTGTATTTGGTAGAGTCTTAAGCTGGCTGAACAATTTTAAAGGGCAAATAAAGCAAAAAAAAGATTTATTTGGCATAGAGAAGATGTTATCTGAATAGGAATAAAGATGTCAAAGAAAATTATTATAACTGTAGGAGATGCGCGGGTGGGTAAGTCTACAGTTATTAAGCTATTACTAGAAATGTTAGCCCAACAAGGAAAACGGATAAAGGTTTATAACCAAGAATCATTCCCTGTATTTCAGGCTTATGAACATATAGCAACCATTAAGAAGTTTGATTTATCAAATGACGATGCTGATGCAATAACAGATGACTTAAATCATCCTGATTTAGATGTGATGATTGTTGATATGCCCGGACAAGATATTGAAAAAGTAATTCAATATATAGAGAGTGCTAGCTTATTTGAGGTTGTAGTAAAATTTGGTTGGAATTTAACATTTCTTCAACCTATTTCTCACAGGCAAGACTGTATATATTACTTAAATGCAATCATCCAGAACGCGACCAATAACGCTAACTACGTGGTAGTGAAAAA contains:
- a CDS encoding nucleotide-binding protein, with amino-acid sequence MTFHIEENNQDMNSTLPEISTSNIEPSKPLSNDTTEKVPIDTKPKSSVTTDKNGNNDNKNNPQQLRRLVMVTGDKGGVGKSTFARGLAQTYIDNAVKFVGLDADNSNPHLIRFYEKAANIHRLDISNSDKLDEFVDNLKELVYPKSNESGENQDEQSLILLETPSQFLPTLKILITEMGFLDVVNNKCKMRVTIVVVISTIIDCITQLLELYSFCGDRVDYVIVKNLFYGETEQFTFYDGSQEIKAIEQQVKATAHDFTSITMPKLAKKSYDYLDVKNLTFRQGLEQDEYPSVFGRVLSWLNNFKGQIKQKKDLFGIEKMLSE
- a CDS encoding DUF192 domain-containing protein; amino-acid sequence: MQILKIPNEKDLYAAAFKLLNILGPVAGVSIIVGTVALSYVQTRPQDLPVTHILTHSDRTFKLEVASTPEQLEKGLKFRASLNGDGGMLFNLGGEIYNVPFWMYKVNFPLDIFYIKDNVVTTAVYNAKPCYKTPCPIYKGKVANQVLELVKGAANIKVGDRLNIQPLSVLPKNNIGIYSGNSLKIKNNR